The genomic segment CCTCTCGATCCACCTGATGATCGCGGGGCGGCTTCACTGGAAACCACCGGCCGCGAAGGTGCCGGGCAAGGTCGGCCTGGCAGCGTTCGACTTCTCGACGGGGACGCTGACGCTCACCGAGGCGGGGACGAAGAAGCGCGCGGCGATTCACCTGCTGAAGGGTGAAGAGGCGCTCGCCGCGCTCGATGCCGGCGGGGTCGAGCCCCTGGCCTGCACGGCCGAAGCGTTCAGCGACGCGATCACGCGCGAGAACCACACGCTCAAGCGCGCGTTGACAGACCCGCACATCCTCTCCGGTATCGGCAACGCCTACTCGGACGAGATCCTGCACAGGGCAAAGCTCTCGCCCGTGAGGCAGACGCGGGCGCTCAGCGA from the Candidatus Methylomirabilota bacterium genome contains:
- a CDS encoding DNA-formamidopyrimidine glycosylase family protein — protein: MPELPDITVYVEALQARIAGARLERVRLASPFVLRSVDPPISDTNGRAVIGLRRVGKRVVIALDGDLYLSIHLMIAGRLHWKPPAAKVPGKVGLAAFDFSTGTLTLTEAGTKKRAAIHLLKGEEALAALDAGGVEPLACTAEAFSDAITRENHTLKRALTDPHILSGIGNAYSDEILHRAKLSPVRQTRALS